The following proteins are encoded in a genomic region of Thioclava nitratireducens:
- the rpsG gene encoding 30S ribosomal protein S7, whose translation MSRRHAAEKREVLPDAKYGDRVLTKFMNNLMIDGKKSAAEKIVYNALNRVEGKLKREPIEVFHEALDNVKPSVEVRSRRVGGATYQVPVEVRPTRREALAIRWLIAAAKSRNENTMEERLAGELLDAVNSRGSAVKKREDTHKMADANKAFSHYRW comes from the coding sequence ATGTCTCGTCGTCACGCCGCTGAGAAGCGCGAAGTCCTGCCCGACGCCAAATATGGCGATCGCGTGCTGACCAAATTCATGAACAACCTGATGATCGACGGCAAGAAGTCCGCCGCCGAGAAAATCGTCTACAACGCGCTCAACCGCGTTGAGGGCAAGCTCAAGCGTGAGCCCATCGAGGTGTTCCACGAAGCCCTCGACAACGTGAAGCCTTCGGTCGAAGTGCGTTCGCGTCGTGTGGGTGGTGCCACCTATCAGGTTCCGGTCGAGGTGCGCCCGACCCGCCGCGAAGCGCTGGCCATCCGCTGGCTCATCGCTGCCGCCAAGTCCCGCAACGAGAACACCATGGAAGAGCGCCTCGCCGGCGAACTCCTCGATGCCGTGAACTCGCGTGGTTCCGCGGTCAAGAAGCGCGAAGACACCCACAAGATGGCCGACGCGAACAAAGCGTTCAGCCATTATCGCTGGTAA
- the rpsL gene encoding 30S ribosomal protein S12 → MPTIQQLIRKPRQPKVKRSKSQHLQECPQKRGVCTRVYTTTPKKPNSAMRKVAKVRLTNGFEVISYIPGEKHNLQEHSVVLIRGGRVKDLPGVRYHILRGVLDTQGVKDRRQRRSKYGAKRPK, encoded by the coding sequence ATGCCGACGATCCAACAGCTGATCCGCAAACCGCGGCAGCCCAAGGTGAAGCGCTCTAAGTCGCAGCACCTCCAAGAATGCCCGCAAAAGCGTGGCGTGTGCACGCGCGTCTACACTACGACGCCGAAGAAACCGAACTCCGCTATGCGTAAGGTTGCCAAGGTGCGCCTGACGAATGGCTTCGAGGTCATCTCCTACATCCCGGGCGAGAAGCACAACCTCCAGGAGCACTCCGTTGTGCTCATTCGTGGCGGCCGTGTGAAAGACCTTCCGGGCGTTCGTTACCACATCCTGCGCGGTGTGCTCGATACGCAAGGTGTTAAAGACCGTCGTCAACGCCGTTCGAAATACGGCGCGAAGCGTCCGAAGTAA